From Gracilimonas sp.:
TTTATCCATCTCATCGCGAACGGAAGCGGGTAAAGCCTTCAGGCCTTTGTTTGAAAAGGTGGAGTAAAGGAAGTTGGCAAACATCTTTTTAACGTCAGCAATATCGTTTCTCAACTCAACCAACGCCCGGTAAACCAGTTCGCGGTCTTTATGGTCAAAGTCACCGCCGGGACCTTTGCTTTCTGCCTGATAAGCATCGTCGGCTACCATGGGCAGGTTATCGGTTCTACCTTGCCTTTGCCGGCCTTTAAGATATTTTTGAAGCTTATCTGTATCTATAAACTGGGACTTTTCGAGTACAACCAGCTGTTCGGCTACATTCCTAAGCTCCCTGATGTTTCCCGGCCATCGATAGGAAATAAGCAGCTCCCGGGCGTCATCAGAAAAACCTTTAAACACGGAATCGTAACGGGCCGAATACTCCTCTACAAACTTCCGGAAGATAGGGATGATATCCTCTTGCCGGTCGCGCAGAGGGGGGAGTTTAATCTGAACGGTATCGAGGCGGTAGTACAGGTCTTCCCGAAAAGAACCGTCCTGCACCATCTGCCACAGATTTTGGTTGGTTGCAGCAATAACACGCACGTCGGTAGTTTGCACTTTACTGGACCCTACCCGGAAAAACTCGCCGTTTTCAAGTACACGAAGTAGTTTTACCTGTACATTCTTTGGAGTATCGCCAATTTCATCCAGAAAGATGGTGCCGCCGTTAGCCTTCTCAAAGTATCCTTCGCGGGAAGTTTCGGCACCGGTAAAAGCTCCTTTTTCATGTCCGAATAGTTCACTTTCAATAATTCCTTCCGGGATGGCCCCGCAGTTTACTATAACCAGGTTGTTGCGGCTGCGGTCGCTCATGGCATGGATGGCCCGGGCGGTAACATCTTTACCGACCCCGCTTTCGCCCTGTAAAGTTACGGTGATATCAGTTTTGGCGACCTGCATAATCTTGTCTATAACCTGCCGCATGGCTTCTGATTTACCAAGCAAACCAAACTGTTCTTGAAAAACTTCTCGATCCATAAAGAAAATAGAATTAAAGTATCAGCTCAGTGTCAGGCAATCTGCATAGATAGTACTGATACCTTTAGAATTACATACTGTCAGAATGACGTAAGTTAACGATTCCTGCCTTAGTAAGTAAATGAAATGTGAAGGGAAATTAGCGCTCTACTATTTCTTAATAAGCTCCACGGCATGTTCCACAGGAAGCGACCTTGTTTCCTTAAAGCTGGATAAAACAAGGTTTGAGCGGGTTTTGCTGACACCTTCCCAAGCCTGTATTCTGGAAAGCAGGCTCTCAAAAGAACCGGTATTCTTTGTTCTTACTTTCAGGAAGTGTGAACCGTCTCCGGTAATAGAATGGCACTCCAAAATTTCTCTTTCTTCAGCAGCTCTCTCTACAAAGGATTGATAGTTTTCCGAACCGTCAACCTGCACAAAGATGAAGGCTGTAATATCGAAGTGAAATTTCTTGCTGTTAAGGATGGCTTTATATCCTTCTATAAGTCCGCGTTCTTCCAGTTTTTTCATTCGTTCGGAAACCGAAGGAACCGACAAGTTTACCAATTCAGCAATGGTGTTTCGCTGTGCCCGGCCATGCTCCTGAAGA
This genomic window contains:
- a CDS encoding sigma-54 dependent transcriptional regulator — its product is MDREVFQEQFGLLGKSEAMRQVIDKIMQVAKTDITVTLQGESGVGKDVTARAIHAMSDRSRNNLVIVNCGAIPEGIIESELFGHEKGAFTGAETSREGYFEKANGGTIFLDEIGDTPKNVQVKLLRVLENGEFFRVGSSKVQTTDVRVIAATNQNLWQMVQDGSFREDLYYRLDTVQIKLPPLRDRQEDIIPIFRKFVEEYSARYDSVFKGFSDDARELLISYRWPGNIRELRNVAEQLVVLEKSQFIDTDKLQKYLKGRQRQGRTDNLPMVADDAYQAESKGPGGDFDHKDRELVYRALVELRNDIADVKKMFANFLYSTFSNKGLKALPASVRDEMDKAEVSGVNVDLGDHATLGMQSMPEQPELDEEEETELVDFLQNNEIPSIEEAEKFLIQQALKRFDGNRRKASETLGVSERTLYRKLDQYGLE
- a CDS encoding Lrp/AsnC family transcriptional regulator; translation: MSHLLDDTDLAILNHLQEHGRAQRNTIAELVNLSVPSVSERMKKLEERGLIEGYKAILNSKKFHFDITAFIFVQVDGSENYQSFVERAAEEREILECHSITGDGSHFLKVRTKNTGSFESLLSRIQAWEGVSKTRSNLVLSSFKETRSLPVEHAVELIKK